In one Chryseobacterium camelliae genomic region, the following are encoded:
- a CDS encoding sigma-70 family RNA polymerase sigma factor produces MRQLKITKQVTNRETASLDKYLQEIGKVELITADEEVELAQRIRAGDRAALEKLIKANLRFVVSVSKQYQNQGLSLPDLINEGNLGLMKAAKRYDETRGFKFISYAVWWIRQSILQALAEQSRIVRLPLNKIGSINKINKAYAHLEQENERPPSPEELAEVLDMSEEDIKESMKNSGRHLSMDAPLVEGEDSNLYDVLRSGESPSPDKDLMLESLQIEIERALNTLTPREADLVRLYFGLNGKHPMTLEEIGETFDLTRERVRQIKEKAIKRLKHNTRSKILKSYLGK; encoded by the coding sequence ATGAGACAATTAAAAATCACTAAGCAGGTTACCAACAGGGAAACTGCTTCATTAGACAAGTATTTGCAGGAAATTGGTAAAGTAGAACTGATCACTGCAGACGAAGAAGTAGAATTGGCACAAAGAATTCGTGCGGGCGACAGAGCAGCACTGGAAAAATTAATCAAAGCCAACCTTCGTTTTGTGGTTTCAGTATCTAAGCAGTACCAAAATCAAGGTCTTTCTTTACCCGATTTGATTAATGAAGGGAACTTAGGACTTATGAAAGCAGCAAAAAGGTATGATGAAACAAGAGGTTTCAAATTTATCTCTTACGCGGTATGGTGGATTCGTCAATCAATTTTACAGGCTTTGGCAGAACAGTCGAGAATTGTAAGATTACCTTTGAACAAAATCGGCTCCATCAATAAAATCAACAAAGCATACGCTCACCTTGAGCAGGAAAATGAAAGACCGCCTTCTCCGGAAGAATTGGCTGAAGTTCTTGACATGAGCGAGGAAGATATCAAAGAATCAATGAAAAACTCCGGAAGACACTTGTCTATGGATGCGCCTTTAGTAGAAGGTGAAGATTCTAATCTTTACGATGTATTACGTTCAGGAGAATCTCCAAGTCCTGATAAAGATTTAATGCTTGAATCTCTACAGATCGAGATCGAAAGAGCATTGAATACCTTGACTCCAAGAGAGGCTGATTTGGTAAGATTATATTTCGGACTGAACGGAAAACATCCGATGACTTTAGAAGAAATCGGAGAAACTTTCGATCTTACAAGAGAGAGAGTTCGTCAGATCAAAGAAAAAGCGATCAAGAGATTGAAACACAATACCAGAAGTAAGATTTTGAAATCTTATTTAGGGAAATAA
- a CDS encoding FAD-dependent monooxygenase, with protein sequence MNSISIIGAGIGGLTLGNILKQHHLDFTIYESAPEIKQVGSGIMMAINAMQIFETLGLKEKIEKAGNPIHGISITDEKLKLLSKTNVLELEKKYNSCNVAIHRADLQRILAENIGFEHIELNHSLKTIRKNENYLLNFENGTEIKSKTVFGADGIHSKIRNQMFGAGNIRNTGQVCWRGLVEFDLPEKFHQEAIEAWGKGKRFGFVRMTDKKIYWYAVINKRIHKRYHSLSENFHGFHPLIIDIIESTSQENTILNDIIDLSPIPKWYSESLCLIGDAAHATTPNLGQGACQAIEDAYIIGKLLEKNKNFNLIFEQFQKIRRKKVDHVVNTSLKIGQISQWEKGTRLRNFLMKSVPERINQQMIEKVIKLEM encoded by the coding sequence ATGAATTCAATTTCAATCATCGGAGCCGGAATCGGAGGTTTAACCCTTGGAAATATTCTGAAACAGCATCACCTCGATTTTACGATTTACGAATCGGCGCCGGAAATCAAACAGGTCGGTTCAGGAATTATGATGGCTATTAATGCGATGCAGATTTTTGAAACATTAGGCCTGAAAGAAAAAATTGAAAAAGCAGGAAATCCAATTCACGGAATTTCCATTACTGATGAAAAATTAAAGCTTCTATCAAAAACCAATGTTCTTGAGCTTGAAAAAAAATACAATTCCTGTAATGTCGCGATCCACAGAGCTGATTTACAGAGAATTTTAGCTGAAAATATTGGGTTTGAACATATTGAGCTAAATCATTCTTTAAAAACAATTCGAAAGAACGAAAATTATCTTCTAAACTTTGAAAACGGAACTGAAATTAAAAGTAAAACAGTTTTCGGCGCAGATGGAATTCATTCAAAAATAAGAAATCAGATGTTTGGAGCCGGAAATATCCGCAACACTGGACAAGTGTGCTGGAGAGGTCTGGTTGAGTTTGACCTCCCTGAAAAATTTCATCAGGAAGCTATTGAAGCCTGGGGAAAAGGAAAACGTTTTGGTTTTGTTAGAATGACTGACAAAAAAATATATTGGTATGCAGTTATTAATAAAAGAATCCATAAACGTTACCATAGCTTATCTGAAAACTTTCACGGCTTTCATCCATTAATCATTGATATTATTGAATCTACCTCACAGGAAAATACGATTCTTAATGATATTATTGACCTCTCTCCTATTCCGAAATGGTATTCTGAAAGCCTTTGCCTGATTGGAGATGCTGCACACGCCACAACTCCCAATCTGGGACAAGGTGCTTGTCAGGCAATTGAAGACGCTTATATCATTGGAAAGTTATTAGAAAAAAATAAAAACTTCAATTTAATCTTTGAGCAGTTTCAGAAAATCAGAAGAAAAAAAGTCGATCATGTGGTGAATACCAGTCTGAAAATAGGACAGATCTCCCAATGGGAAAAGGGAACTCGTTTGCGAAATTTCCTAATGAAGTCAGTTCCAGAAAGGATCAATCAGCAAATGATTGAAAAGGTGATAAAATTAGAAATGTAG
- a CDS encoding LuxR C-terminal-related transcriptional regulator, producing MRLRLFFVFLLCFSGIFCFGQGKKNYEQYLDKANELKFKDWKKTELNIQEARKNVPEENVGDFYIEAAKIYSDVNYFDLALEYASKANHLFLDKDPEKTAKVNGIFAYIYSQLNDTQRAITYYKKLLNFYQGQKKESETVKSLNNLGNAYLALSKMDSSKYYFEKGLKAFDNYDNPVLKAFVFSNFGKFNFIEGNASKAETYLLEAKEILEKNKVEDKKSNYQVNYNLANFYIESKDPAKALLYAKNIGNYLDSNLINFDNTNYLRTLYKAYQLNKDYKLSSETFKKYDSIRELLNVEEKAVNVERLKVKHEYELRQRLNKIEQDRKNTLYIVMFIILLLVVAICILFLFNFRNKAEKLRLEKKLIENRERELEIDNQMKEKLLVYKSMEQSKIEEIFKSILEQINALKSKVNDSEIDEVSKIVNEIKINTKQDSWGDFEYHFLNVHESFYENLDAKHPGLTNYDKRLAAMLKLKLSTKEISNLLNVTPKTIENSRTRLRKKMNLTNTKEDLSQYLNEL from the coding sequence ATGAGACTACGTTTATTTTTTGTTTTTCTTCTGTGTTTTTCAGGGATTTTTTGTTTTGGGCAAGGGAAGAAAAATTATGAACAATATCTGGATAAAGCGAATGAGCTGAAATTTAAAGATTGGAAAAAAACAGAACTTAATATACAGGAAGCCCGGAAAAATGTTCCTGAAGAAAATGTAGGGGATTTTTATATAGAAGCCGCTAAAATTTACAGTGATGTTAATTATTTTGATCTTGCGTTGGAATATGCTTCGAAAGCAAACCATCTCTTTTTAGATAAAGATCCGGAAAAAACAGCTAAGGTGAATGGTATTTTTGCCTACATTTATTCTCAGCTCAATGATACTCAACGAGCGATTACGTATTATAAAAAACTTTTAAATTTTTATCAGGGACAAAAAAAAGAATCAGAGACCGTTAAATCTTTGAATAATCTTGGAAATGCTTATTTGGCACTTTCGAAAATGGATTCTTCAAAATATTATTTTGAAAAAGGGTTAAAGGCCTTTGATAATTATGATAATCCGGTGTTGAAAGCGTTTGTATTTTCAAATTTTGGGAAATTTAATTTCATAGAAGGCAATGCTTCTAAAGCGGAAACCTATTTATTGGAAGCCAAGGAAATTTTAGAAAAAAATAAGGTTGAAGATAAAAAATCGAATTATCAGGTCAATTATAATCTGGCCAATTTTTATATCGAATCCAAAGATCCTGCAAAAGCGTTGCTCTATGCTAAAAATATAGGAAATTATCTTGATTCCAATTTGATTAATTTTGATAATACCAACTATTTAAGAACATTATACAAAGCCTACCAACTTAATAAAGATTACAAACTTTCTTCCGAAACGTTTAAAAAGTATGATTCGATCCGCGAGTTATTAAATGTTGAAGAAAAAGCGGTCAATGTAGAAAGGCTTAAAGTAAAACATGAGTATGAACTCCGGCAAAGATTGAATAAGATAGAGCAGGACCGTAAAAATACGTTGTATATTGTGATGTTCATTATTCTTCTGTTGGTGGTTGCGATCTGTATTTTATTCCTTTTTAATTTCAGAAACAAAGCGGAAAAGCTTAGACTCGAGAAAAAACTGATTGAAAACAGAGAAAGAGAGCTGGAAATCGATAACCAGATGAAAGAGAAACTGCTGGTTTATAAATCGATGGAGCAGTCTAAGATTGAAGAGATCTTTAAATCTATTCTGGAGCAGATCAATGCGTTAAAATCCAAGGTTAATGACAGTGAAATTGATGAAGTTTCCAAGATTGTAAATGAAATTAAAATCAATACCAAGCAAGATTCCTGGGGTGATTTTGAATACCATTTCTTAAATGTTCATGAATCATTTTATGAAAATCTGGATGCAAAACATCCGGGTCTGACCAATTATGATAAAAGACTGGCAGCGATGCTCAAACTTAAATTATCAACAAAAGAGATTTCCAACCTGCTGAATGTTACTCCTAAAACAATAGAAAATTCACGAACCCGTCTCAGAAAAAAAATGAATTTAACCAATACTAAAGAAGATCTTTCTCAATATTTAAATGAATTGTAG
- a CDS encoding multicopper oxidase domain-containing protein produces the protein MKKLILFLMLLFSVFSFAQNTKTFYTCPMHPEVVSSKPGDCPKCGMTLVKKTVVIKPKVVAKPQAKPLPKTETKPTEIKNKPKVKVENKVDVKKAKKAKEVSKINVTKPIQNKIIKQSKPQPQSQPQKYTCPMHPEVISDKPGKCPKCGMELVEKEADTKATRQPESQGSVLKRNSENGKISFKGKTVRYDLYVKDTIVNFTGKNRRAIAVNGKLQAPTLYFTEGDTAEIYLHNMLKENTGFHWHGVILPNEHDGVPYLTTKPVKPGETHLYKFKISQNGTYWYHSHESLQEQIGMNGILVFQKREGEPKTEYTKEIPVLLGDWNNDDPMQIARRLHMANTDWYAIKKNAVQSYWEAIKSGNFGTKALNEWKRMEAMDVSDVYYDKFLINGQPSSEYAHLKAGDKVRLRVANGGSSTYFWLNYGGGKIKVIGNDGNDVVPIEVDRLIVGVSETYDIEVTIPENKSFEFRATSEDRVGHASLWLGTGEKIEAPDLPRLKLFEGMKMMNGMMEMSGNMKPMNMTMSNQMMDMNEVMYPELSETQRKTTMKHMNEMMGIKTKEKEGEDHSDHSGMNMPEEKPIKRLSYNILKSPEKTILPTENVRELKFTLEGNMNHYLWTLDNKTVTETDKILVKKGEILRITMYNNSMMRHPMHLHGHDFRLINSKGEYSPLKNVVDIMPMETNTIEFAANQDGDWFFHCHILYHMMAGMGRIFSYENSQPNPQLPNRKLAWKNFLKDNRMISSMAMLDLQSNKLHAETMTMFGPRWANLNEFHSNWDFDHFEGNVKVGRFLGKFQWALPYAGFRIQKNHEIMERQMMEKMGMDFHGEKSWFGQKIASKNKANFIVGMQYLLPMLVTADASVDQNGKVLLELSREDIPISRRWRGNFSLNSDGEFSTGLRYILQKYLSVSGNYDNEMGWGAGITLTY, from the coding sequence ATGAAAAAATTGATATTATTTCTGATGCTTTTGTTCTCTGTTTTCTCTTTTGCACAAAATACGAAGACGTTTTATACGTGTCCGATGCATCCTGAAGTCGTTTCCTCAAAACCCGGAGACTGCCCGAAATGCGGAATGACATTGGTGAAAAAAACAGTAGTGATAAAGCCGAAAGTTGTTGCAAAACCACAGGCAAAACCATTGCCGAAAACAGAAACAAAACCGACGGAAATTAAAAATAAGCCTAAAGTAAAAGTTGAGAATAAAGTTGATGTTAAAAAGGCAAAAAAAGCTAAAGAAGTCAGTAAGATAAATGTTACAAAACCTATTCAGAATAAAATTATAAAGCAGTCAAAGCCTCAACCTCAATCTCAGCCTCAAAAATATACCTGTCCGATGCATCCGGAAGTAATTTCCGATAAACCGGGAAAATGCCCGAAATGCGGAATGGAGCTGGTTGAAAAAGAAGCTGATACTAAAGCTACAAGGCAGCCTGAATCTCAGGGTTCTGTTTTAAAAAGAAATTCTGAAAACGGAAAGATTAGCTTTAAAGGAAAAACGGTACGTTATGATTTGTATGTAAAAGATACGATTGTGAATTTCACAGGGAAAAACCGTAGAGCGATTGCCGTTAACGGGAAACTACAAGCTCCGACATTGTATTTTACGGAAGGGGATACCGCCGAAATTTATCTCCACAATATGCTGAAGGAAAATACAGGATTTCACTGGCATGGTGTGATTTTACCTAATGAGCATGACGGGGTACCGTATCTTACTACCAAACCTGTGAAACCGGGAGAAACCCACTTATATAAATTTAAAATTTCTCAAAACGGAACTTACTGGTATCATTCCCACGAAAGTTTACAGGAACAGATCGGGATGAACGGAATCCTGGTTTTTCAAAAAAGAGAAGGCGAGCCTAAAACAGAATATACAAAGGAAATTCCTGTTTTATTAGGAGATTGGAATAATGATGATCCCATGCAGATTGCAAGACGGCTTCATATGGCCAATACGGATTGGTATGCCATAAAGAAAAATGCGGTTCAAAGTTATTGGGAAGCCATAAAATCCGGAAATTTCGGCACAAAAGCTCTGAATGAATGGAAAAGGATGGAAGCGATGGATGTAAGTGATGTTTATTATGATAAATTTCTCATCAATGGGCAGCCAAGCTCTGAATATGCACATTTAAAAGCAGGTGATAAAGTTAGATTAAGAGTTGCCAACGGAGGTTCTTCCACTTACTTTTGGCTGAATTATGGAGGAGGAAAAATAAAAGTGATCGGAAATGATGGGAACGACGTTGTTCCTATAGAAGTTGATCGTCTGATTGTTGGAGTTTCCGAAACGTATGATATTGAAGTGACGATTCCTGAGAATAAAAGCTTTGAATTCCGTGCCACTTCGGAAGACCGGGTTGGTCATGCTTCACTTTGGTTAGGGACCGGGGAAAAAATTGAAGCTCCGGATCTGCCCAGATTAAAGCTTTTTGAAGGGATGAAAATGATGAACGGAATGATGGAAATGAGCGGAAATATGAAGCCGATGAATATGACGATGAGCAACCAGATGATGGATATGAATGAAGTGATGTATCCTGAGCTCTCCGAAACACAGAGAAAGACGACCATGAAGCATATGAATGAAATGATGGGAATTAAAACCAAAGAAAAAGAAGGGGAAGACCATTCTGATCATTCAGGAATGAATATGCCGGAAGAAAAACCGATTAAAAGATTGTCTTATAACATTCTGAAATCTCCTGAAAAAACAATTCTTCCGACAGAAAACGTTCGTGAGCTGAAATTTACCCTGGAAGGAAATATGAATCATTATCTATGGACTTTAGATAACAAAACCGTTACGGAAACAGATAAAATATTGGTTAAAAAGGGAGAAATTCTGAGAATTACCATGTATAATAATTCCATGATGCGCCATCCGATGCACCTTCATGGTCATGATTTCAGATTGATTAATTCAAAAGGGGAATATTCGCCGCTTAAAAACGTAGTAGATATCATGCCCATGGAAACCAATACGATTGAATTTGCAGCCAATCAGGATGGCGACTGGTTCTTTCACTGTCATATTTTATACCATATGATGGCGGGAATGGGAAGGATTTTCAGTTATGAAAATTCACAGCCCAATCCGCAGCTTCCGAATAGAAAACTGGCCTGGAAAAACTTTTTAAAAGACAACAGAATGATCAGCTCAATGGCGATGCTGGATCTTCAGTCTAATAAGCTCCATGCGGAAACGATGACGATGTTCGGACCGAGATGGGCGAATCTTAATGAATTTCATTCTAACTGGGACTTCGATCATTTTGAAGGAAATGTAAAAGTGGGAAGATTTTTAGGGAAATTTCAATGGGCATTACCTTATGCAGGCTTTAGAATCCAGAAAAACCACGAAATCATGGAAAGACAGATGATGGAAAAAATGGGAATGGATTTTCATGGAGAGAAAAGCTGGTTTGGACAGAAAATTGCCTCTAAAAATAAAGCGAACTTCATTGTCGGGATGCAATATCTCTTGCCGATGTTGGTGACTGCTGATGCAAGTGTAGACCAAAACGGAAAAGTTTTGTTAGAATTGAGCAGGGAAGATATTCCGATTTCCAGAAGATGGAGAGGGAATTTCAGTTTAAATTCAGATGGAGAATTTTCGACAGGATTGAGGTATATTTTACAAAAATATTTGTCTGTTTCCGGAAATTACGACAACGAAATGGGCTGGGGAGCCGGAATTACTTTAACGTATTAA
- a CDS encoding DUF3347 domain-containing protein, giving the protein MKKYIITAALSLFSVLSLSAQSKKDAQVTKLYQNYIAIKSALASDDADKTSKAAAEFIKTASAIDYKQVSEGNLNILRKDATAISDAKTINAQRETFYNLSDNMIALTKEFKLSENTIYVQYCPMADGSWLSDESKIVNPYYGSSMLSCGSVKSSIK; this is encoded by the coding sequence ATGAAAAAATATATCATCACAGCAGCATTATCTTTATTTTCAGTACTTTCTCTTTCGGCGCAGTCTAAAAAAGATGCACAGGTTACTAAACTGTATCAGAATTATATTGCTATAAAATCAGCTCTGGCTTCAGATGATGCGGATAAAACCTCAAAAGCAGCTGCAGAGTTCATTAAAACTGCTTCAGCAATTGATTATAAGCAGGTTTCAGAAGGAAATCTAAATATCCTGAGAAAAGATGCTACCGCAATTTCAGATGCAAAAACAATCAATGCCCAAAGAGAGACTTTTTACAATCTTTCCGACAATATGATCGCCTTAACGAAAGAATTTAAACTTTCGGAAAACACGATCTACGTTCAGTATTGTCCAATGGCAGACGGAAGCTGGCTGAGCGACGAATCTAAAATCGTAAATCCCTATTACGGAAGCTCTATGCTTTCTTGCGGAAGCGTAAAGTCATCGATTAAATAG
- a CDS encoding HYC_CC_PP family protein — protein sequence MKKFLAILFSVFYFGFSSGAVFSVHYCMKELASISQKVDDICSKCGVKTKKDCCKTEIKVVKVDDSQKSDFLKIDALKQVPEVQTHEFFFADRSFSATKFTQIQINAPPENRSVPIFIHHCNFRI from the coding sequence ATGAAAAAGTTTCTGGCAATATTGTTTTCTGTTTTCTACTTCGGGTTTTCTTCCGGGGCGGTTTTCAGTGTACATTATTGTATGAAGGAATTGGCTTCCATAAGCCAGAAAGTGGATGATATCTGCAGCAAATGCGGCGTTAAAACCAAAAAAGATTGTTGCAAGACCGAAATCAAAGTCGTAAAAGTTGACGATTCCCAAAAATCTGACTTCCTTAAAATTGATGCTTTAAAACAGGTTCCGGAAGTTCAGACTCATGAATTTTTCTTTGCAGACCGGTCTTTTTCAGCTACAAAATTTACTCAGATTCAGATCAATGCACCTCCGGAAAATAGGTCGGTTCCTATCTTTATTCATCATTGTAACTTTAGAATTTAG
- a CDS encoding TonB-dependent receptor plug domain-containing protein, with translation MKKLVLPLSLMAPLFVFSQTKKKDTTTRVTNIEEVVFQRQSGKTTDLSAVKISAKDAQNVASLAGGIEGILKTLPSVNSNTELSSQYMVRGGNYDENLIYINDIEIYRPFLIRNSQQEGMSIINPDMVSTVNFSAGGFEARYGDKMSSALNIYYREPKKLELSGEASLIGGRLTTGLASKNKKLTALFSGRYRNTNLVLNTLNEDTDFNPTYWDFQSYINYHISDKFSLSFIGYYSKNDYEMVPKAKSVTFGTLQQPITVNIGYAGREQDMYKNMMGTFSMNYKPSDKWRFTLDSFSYQNREKEYYTIHSQYELQTFDQTTGAPVVSYDVGGQIEHARNDLFVRTYGTQFKARFSPNVNSDFEVGFKYEKENLKDLTNEWKLVDSAGYSIPRPVNINDPRLNEGDLELFYSISGKNHIQPTRLSAYAQYSQKFYWGSSKVFLNVGARVANWSFNKETIFSPRFQFAIKPDWESDMLFKVNGGIYYQSPFYKEIKDLEGNFNSDIKSQRSIQLVLANDYEFEMYDRPFKLTTEAYYKKMDNLIPYYMDNVRIRYSGKNNASGYAYGIDTRLFGEFVPGVDSWLSASYARVYENINGRGNIPRPTDQRLRFAMFYQDYMPKFPSMRVNLTLVYAMGLPNGAPVFTDPYQYQNTLPSYKRVDLGLSKVFIDRKDNKKTYGFWSNFEELTLGVQVFNAFNINNTVANQWITDYNSNLMYPVPVRLTGRFFNVKLEFKL, from the coding sequence TTGAAAAAACTAGTTTTACCACTGAGCTTAATGGCTCCTCTGTTTGTATTTTCTCAGACTAAAAAGAAAGATACTACAACCAGAGTTACCAATATAGAGGAAGTCGTTTTCCAGAGGCAATCAGGAAAAACAACCGACCTTTCCGCTGTAAAAATTTCAGCAAAAGACGCTCAGAATGTTGCGAGTCTTGCAGGAGGTATTGAAGGAATTCTTAAAACCTTGCCTTCCGTAAATTCAAACACAGAGCTTTCTTCTCAATATATGGTTCGTGGGGGAAACTATGATGAAAACCTGATCTACATTAATGATATTGAAATCTACAGACCTTTCCTGATCAGAAACTCACAGCAGGAGGGAATGAGTATCATTAATCCGGATATGGTTTCCACGGTTAACTTTTCAGCGGGTGGTTTTGAAGCGAGATACGGAGATAAAATGTCTTCTGCCCTTAATATTTATTACAGGGAGCCTAAAAAATTAGAACTTTCGGGAGAAGCAAGTCTTATCGGAGGAAGATTAACGACGGGTTTAGCTTCAAAAAATAAAAAACTGACCGCTTTATTTTCAGGAAGGTACAGAAATACCAATTTAGTATTAAATACCTTAAATGAAGATACGGATTTTAATCCTACGTATTGGGATTTTCAATCGTATATCAATTATCATATCAGCGACAAATTTTCACTTTCATTCATAGGTTATTATTCTAAGAATGACTATGAAATGGTTCCTAAGGCAAAAAGCGTAACCTTTGGAACGCTTCAGCAGCCTATTACGGTTAATATCGGATATGCTGGAAGAGAACAGGATATGTATAAAAATATGATGGGGACATTCTCTATGAATTATAAACCGTCAGACAAATGGAGATTTACGTTAGACAGTTTTTCGTATCAGAATAGAGAAAAAGAATATTATACCATTCACTCCCAATACGAGCTTCAGACTTTTGACCAGACAACAGGAGCTCCGGTTGTTTCGTATGACGTTGGCGGTCAAATTGAGCATGCAAGAAATGATCTTTTTGTAAGAACCTACGGAACACAGTTCAAAGCACGATTTTCGCCCAATGTGAATTCAGACTTTGAGGTGGGTTTCAAATATGAAAAAGAAAATCTGAAAGACCTTACCAACGAATGGAAATTGGTAGATTCTGCCGGTTACAGTATTCCGAGACCTGTAAATATTAATGATCCCAGACTTAATGAAGGAGATCTTGAGCTGTTTTACAGCATTTCAGGGAAGAATCATATTCAGCCAACCAGATTATCAGCTTACGCACAATATTCTCAAAAATTCTATTGGGGAAGTAGCAAAGTATTTTTAAATGTAGGAGCAAGAGTGGCTAATTGGAGCTTTAATAAAGAAACAATATTCTCTCCGAGATTCCAGTTTGCCATAAAGCCGGATTGGGAGTCGGATATGTTATTTAAAGTGAATGGAGGTATCTATTACCAATCTCCTTTTTATAAAGAAATTAAGGATTTAGAAGGTAACTTCAACTCTGATATAAAATCTCAGCGTTCCATTCAGCTTGTATTGGCAAATGATTACGAATTTGAGATGTATGACCGACCATTTAAGCTGACTACCGAAGCATATTACAAAAAAATGGATAACCTTATTCCTTATTATATGGATAATGTTAGAATCCGTTATTCAGGGAAAAATAATGCTTCCGGTTATGCGTACGGAATTGATACCCGATTGTTTGGTGAATTTGTTCCGGGTGTAGATTCTTGGTTATCTGCAAGTTATGCGAGAGTTTACGAAAATATTAATGGAAGAGGAAATATTCCTAGGCCAACTGACCAAAGATTAAGATTTGCGATGTTTTACCAGGATTATATGCCGAAATTTCCTTCGATGCGTGTAAACCTTACTTTGGTATATGCAATGGGATTGCCAAACGGAGCACCTGTATTTACTGACCCTTACCAATATCAGAATACACTTCCTTCCTATAAAAGGGTAGACCTTGGACTTTCTAAAGTATTTATCGATAGAAAAGACAATAAAAAAACATACGGTTTTTGGAGCAATTTCGAAGAATTGACATTGGGAGTTCAGGTTTTCAATGCCTTCAACATTAATAATACAGTTGCTAATCAATGGATTACCGATTATAATTCCAACCTGATGTATCCGGTCCCGGTTCGTCTGACAGGAAGGTTCTTCAATGTTAAGCTAGAATTTAAATTATAA
- the kdsA gene encoding 3-deoxy-8-phosphooctulonate synthase produces the protein MIQYLDNIHHKDSKNFFLIAGPCIIEGEDMALRIAEKVVELTNKYNIPYIFKGSFKKANRSRVDSFTTIGEEKSLEILKKVGETFNIPTTTDIHENEHAALAAQYVDVLQIPAFLVRQTDLLVAAAKTGKCVSLKKGQFLSPESMKFAVQKVTDSDNPRVAIIERGNSFGYTDLIVDYRGIPTMREYAPVILDVTHSLQQPNQSSGVTGGRPDLIETVAKAGIAVGADGIFIETHPTPETALSDGANMLRLDLLEDLLQKLTRIRESIL, from the coding sequence ATGATTCAGTATTTAGATAATATTCATCACAAAGATTCAAAAAACTTTTTCCTTATTGCTGGTCCTTGTATTATTGAAGGCGAAGATATGGCACTTAGAATTGCCGAAAAAGTGGTAGAATTAACCAATAAATATAATATTCCGTACATTTTTAAAGGGAGTTTCAAAAAAGCCAACAGAAGCAGAGTAGACTCGTTTACGACGATTGGTGAAGAGAAATCGCTGGAGATTCTTAAAAAAGTGGGAGAAACATTCAATATCCCAACAACTACAGATATTCATGAGAACGAGCATGCGGCTTTGGCAGCTCAATACGTTGATGTGCTGCAGATTCCTGCCTTTTTAGTGCGTCAGACAGACCTTTTGGTGGCTGCCGCAAAAACAGGGAAATGTGTGAGTCTGAAAAAAGGACAATTCCTGTCTCCGGAATCGATGAAATTTGCCGTTCAGAAAGTGACTGATTCTGATAACCCGAGAGTGGCCATCATTGAAAGAGGAAATTCTTTCGGATATACAGATCTTATTGTAGATTACAGAGGAATTCCTACCATGAGAGAATATGCTCCTGTTATTCTGGATGTTACCCATTCCTTACAGCAGCCTAATCAAAGTTCGGGAGTTACAGGAGGCAGACCGGATCTCATTGAAACCGTGGCAAAAGCAGGAATTGCAGTAGGAGCAGACGGAATTTTCATAGAAACGCATCCAACACCGGAAACGGCTTTATCTGATGGTGCCAACATGTTAAGACTGGATTTATTAGAAGATTTATTACAAAAACTCACAAGAATTAGAGAATCCATTTTGTAA
- a CDS encoding DUF1697 domain-containing protein — MKMADVCQVFKNAGMTDVVSILASGNIVFSSDKKAGELKGILEKAMSEHFSYEAYLFIKSQEEIEQFWNGNPFEKNEELHSYTFVGNNGVEKVLMQEFENAVKAAHEDAKIVNNIFYWQVPKGNTLDSTFGKILGKKSMKDQFTSRNINTFEKILKKIS; from the coding sequence ATGAAAATGGCAGATGTTTGTCAGGTATTCAAAAATGCAGGAATGACTGATGTTGTTTCTATCCTGGCTTCCGGAAATATTGTGTTTTCATCAGATAAAAAAGCAGGAGAGTTAAAAGGGATACTTGAAAAAGCAATGTCAGAACATTTCTCTTACGAAGCCTATCTTTTCATCAAATCTCAGGAAGAAATAGAGCAATTCTGGAATGGAAATCCTTTTGAAAAAAATGAAGAACTTCATTCCTATACCTTTGTTGGAAATAACGGTGTTGAAAAAGTTCTGATGCAGGAATTCGAAAACGCAGTAAAAGCAGCTCATGAAGATGCTAAAATCGTAAATAATATTTTCTACTGGCAGGTTCCGAAAGGAAACACATTGGATTCCACTTTTGGGAAAATTCTTGGTAAGAAAAGTATGAAAGATCAGTTTACGAGCAGGAATATTAATACTTTTGAAAAGATTCTAAAGAAAATAAGCTGA